The DNA segment TTTTTGAACAGCCGCATTTAAATCTTTAATCAGTTTTTGTATGTCGATTTGATGGACAGTTGCGATGTCTTTCACTTTTTCAAATGATGCAGCAATACAACCGATACATCCAATATTATATTTCATAAAAACCATTGCTACTTCAGGATATTTGTCAATAACTTCGC comes from the Candidatus Thermoplasmatota archaeon genome and includes:
- a CDS encoding DUF1858 domain-containing protein codes for the protein MVKEKITEDMTIREVIDKYPEVAMVFMKYNIGCIGCIAASFEKVKDIATVHQIDIQKLIKDLNAAVQK